Genomic segment of Gloeocapsa sp. PCC 7428:
CCTGTAGATTTAAGGTGGTTTGATGGCTATCTCGAATCGATCAGCACTCTCGCTGCTGGACAAATTGACGCAAACAGCCAAACGCTGGGCGATACGGTCAGTTCAGTATCCGGTGGCGCTGACCAAGTGATTGTTCTTGTTAACGATAATTCGACGGGTAATGACAAAGTGATTGTTCGCGAAGGAATTAACTCGGTTGCAGACCTCAAAGGCAAACAAGTTGCCGCTGAAGAAGGCACCGTCGATCATTTTCTCTTGCTCCAAGGACTTGAAAGGGCAGGTCTATCAGCGCAAGATATTCAGTTCGTACCGCTAGAAACAGGGAGAGCCGCCGCCGCCTTTGTTGCGGGACAAGTCGATGCTGTTGCGGTGTTTGCACCCTTCACGACGCAGGCGCTCAAGCGTCCAGGAAGTAGAGAACTTTTTAGTTCCAAAGATTTTCCTGGAGCTATTTCGGATCATTTGGTATTTACACGCCAGTATGTCGAGCAAAACCCCGATCGCGTGCAAGCTGTTGTCGATGCTTGGTTTGCCACGTTGGACTATATCCAAAAAAATCAAGCCGATGCTTACGAAATTATGGCAAAACGCGCAGGCGTCAGCGTCGAAGAATACCAACAATACGCAGAAGGGACAAAGCTATTCACGATTGAGGAAAACTTAAAAGCCTTTCAACCAGGAAACGATATGACCTCGTTGCAGTTCGCGGCTGACCAAATGGGTCAATTTCTCACATCCGTTGGATTAGCAGCAGCACCACCGGATAATAGTCGATTATTTGACGATCGCTTCGTCAAAGCTTATGCGGCAAAAATCAACAGATCCTAAAGTTCAGGCGCATTCTTTATCACATGAGAAACGAAAATATGAGTCAAAGCGTTAATCATCGCTCAATTCGCTCGCTGCTCAAACCAAAAACAATGCGTTCCACTGTTTTCTGGCGGCTGAATGAAGATATTCCGAGGTCGTTGAGCAGTGTATTGATGGTTACATCAATTGCCTTGCCATTAGTCCTATGGTGGTTAGTAACAACGTTTGGTAACATTGACCCAACGTTTTTACCTTCGCCTGCGGACGTTCTAGAAGCGTTTGGCAGATTGTGGAGTACCCGCGAACTTCTGAAAGACACTGTAGCGAGTTTATGGCGAGTTGGTGTTGGTTTTCTATTTGCGGCACTCGTTTCGATTCCGATTGGCGTGCTGATGGGTAGTTTTGCGAGTATTCGGGCTTTGCTCGAACCACTCTTTGGTTTAATGCGCTATATGCCTGCTCCCGCATTTATTCCGCTACTTATTTTATATTTAGGCATTGGCGAAGAACCAAAAATTATGCTGATCTTTATTGGGGTCTTTTTCTTTAACTCGCTAATGGTCATGGATACAGTCAAGTTTGTCCCCAAAGACCTCATCGAATCCACTTATATGTTGGGAGGTAATCGCTGGGAAGTTTTGACTCAAGTTATTTTGCCTCATGTTTTGCCAGGAATTATTGACGCGTGTCGCATCAACTTAGCAGCAGCATGGCAACTTGTCATCGTCTCGGAACTTATTGCGGCAAATGAAGGTTTGGGGCGGCGAATCAGTGTAGCTGGTCGATTTTTGCGAACCGATGAAATCTTTGTTGGATTAATTGTCATCGGAATTATCGGATTGGCATTCGACTTGCTTTTTCAGTATTTATTACGAGTTTCGTGTAAATGGGCAAGTCAAAAACGCTAGTTACATTGCCATCTAAAAACGACAACAGGGAGATTTAATTTATGTTTTTGGAAATCCATAATCTGAGTAAGCACTTTGCAACCAAAGAGGGAAACTTAGTTGTCCTCAAAGACATCAATATGATAATTGAGCAGGGCGAGTTTATCTGTGCAGTCGGTGCATCAGGTTCAGGCAAATCTACTCTGTTGCGACAAATTGCAGGACTTGATACCCCTACCACTGGAGAAGTCAGAATTGATGGCAAGCGCATCACATCACCAGGACCCGATCGCGGTATGGTGTTTCAGCACTATACGCTTTACCCTTGGATGAACGTGCAGGAGAATACCGAGTTTGGGTTAAAACTGCAAGGCGTACCGAAGAAAGAACGACGCGAACAAGCGAGTTACTATCTGAATGTGGTTGGACTGACACGATTTGCGAGATCTTTACCAAAAGAACTATCCGGCGGGATGAAGCAGCGAGTGGCGATCGCGCGGGCGCTAGCCTCAGAACCTGATGTTTTATTAATGGATGAACCTTTCGGCGCGTTGGATGTTCACACCAAAGAATCGATGCACGAATTCATGCTCGATCTCTGGCAGCGTACTAACATTACAATTTTTATGATCACCCACGATGTTGAAGAAGCTGTCTTTCTCTCGAACCGCATTTATGCGTTAGGTGCGCGCCCTGGTACTGTGCGCAAAGAGATGGTCATCAACTTACCACATCGCACCCATACAGTAAAACGTCACTCAATTTTCCACGATTACCGCGACGAATTAATGGAGTTACTCCGCCGACACGGGCAAGAAGCCGTTGCAGCAGTCGCTTAATCAAAAGCATACATTTAGAAAACATTTTGAACTTTGACACGATCTTCGTACACATGACATAAAGCGATGTAGAAGCTTTTACATAATTATCATTGATTGCTAGTCGCTCAACAAGAAATCCTCTTTGTTGTTTGTCTCTAGCGCTACCTTGCCCCGCTTTCGTCATAACAGAATGCATGGGGTATCGTTTTGCTATTGAGTTGTAGAAACTTCCTAGCAATTTATCCGTAAAATTTAGGATGTTATCAAGCTAGCTTCAAGGTATTAATAAAATATGCAGCTTGGTATCTAGAAATAAATTGAATTCAGATTTAACCAAGTTGTGTGACTAACAATATATTGATTTTTTAAACATTACATAACTCTGGTAATCAAATATGGCGCTTCAGGTTGAAGTTCTAGAACAAAGTTTTGAGCGTGTTAAACCTTATGCTAATGAGTTTGCTGCTAGCTTTTACAACAATTTGCTAACCGACTATCCTCAACTTCAGCCTTTATTTGCCAAAACTGATATGGATCAGCAGCATCAAAAGCTAATCATGTCTTTAATATTAGTCGTTAGCAATCTGCGTAATCCTGAACTTTTGAAAATAACGCTGCAAAACCTAGGTGCAAGACACGTCAGCTATGGCACACTACAGCAACACTATCCAATGGTGGGTGCAGCATTGTTGAAAACTTTTGAATCGTACTTAGGTAAAGACTGGACACCAGAAGTTAAGCAAGCATGGGCAGATGCATATGGAGTGCTTGCGGAAATGATGCTCGAAGGAGCGCAGTCTGCTGAAAAATCGTCAATGGCACCATCACCCCAGTTGAATAGTGCAACTGTAAGCACGCCAGGATTGATATCTGCGAATTTTCCCCCGCAGCAGGAGTCACCGCAGTCTATTCAACATAGTGAGAGTGACGCAGCTGTCATGTCAACTTCAGTTAGCAGACCTAGCATCAATCTGAAATTAATCCTGTTGATTGCTATCGTAGCTGGTTTACTAGGTTTAGGGATTTTCTATTACTCTCGTTCACAACAAGATAACGGTAATATAAGATCTGTTACCGAATCTGCAAAAATTATATAGAATGGCTCATAGATGCCCTTGTGACTGAAGTCGCAGCTACTCATACAAAGGATGCCTCTGCACATCTGTGGATAAGGTTCTTCTAGTGACGAATTCATTCGCGACTCGCACTCAGGCAAGACACTAATGTAATGGTCCTGCCAAAATAACTTTAGAAATCGCACTTGTGACATCGGTGGGATCTTCTTGGGCGAGTTGTTGATACCACTTCTGCGTAATGTCTGGATCGACACCGTGAATCATTTCTGCTCGTCGGCGTGCCTTTTGAACAACAGCACCTGTTCGCTCTTTGCGTTCGGCTTCGTAACGCTGCAAGGCGTATTCTACGCCCAAATTAGTTGTGAGTAGATATTGTGTTAAAACAAGTCCATCTTCCATTGCTTGACAACCACCTTGCCCCAAATCGGGACAGGTTGCGTGGGCAGAATCTCCTAATAAAGCCACTCTACCGCGTACCATTTTATTTATAGGTCCTACGTCGTGAATTTCAACGCGGTTGGTTTGAGACGGCTCTAAACGCTCAATCAGCAATTGGACTGGTTGCGCCCACCCTTGAAAATGTTCCGCGAGATCTGCACGGTAATCTGGGTTGGCAGGTGTTCCTTTGGGTAGGGGTACGTCAAAAAAGAAATAGAAGCGATCGCGTGCTACTGGCATCATCGACACGCGCTTGTGATCTCCTACATAAATCGCCCAACTATTCTTTGGTGCTAAATCTTCACTCGCAGGTACTAAGCCGTTCCAGTTAACATAAGTGCCGTATTTTGGTTGCACTTCTTCATTTAACACATAGCGCCGCAAAATTGAATGAATTCCATCAGCAGCAACGAGTAAATCACCTGTAGCACAGTGTCCATTTTCAAAAATGGCGGTGACTCCTTGTGCATCCTCTTCTACCCCAATACATTTATGATTGAGGTTCACCTCACCTGGATAAGCATCGAGTAGCATTTGTTGCAAATCTGTGCGCGCCACAGGATAAGGACGTTGCCCGACTTCTTCAACCAAGGGCTGCAAATCGATATCATTGAGTAATTCACCAGTTTTAGTCAGATACTGCATTCGATCCATTTGTCCGCCGATTTGCGCCATTTTCTCACCTAAACCAAGGCGATTGAGGACTTTTACGCCGTTTGACCACAGCGATATTCCTGCACCTGCTGGGCGTAATTCTTTGACGCGATCGTAAATTTCTACCTCGAATCCGGCTTGACGTAGCGAGATTCCTGTGGTTAAACCGCCGATTCCTGCACCGATGACCACAACCTTGAGGTTATACATTGTGTTTGCCTCCGCTGATAAGGGGTTCTCGTAGTTTCTTTTGCAATTTTGTCCTATGCTTCGGAAGCTAAGTCCTCAGAACTCATTTCGTCTTCTTCTAGGCTACTTTCGCTCAGTTCTTGGGGAAGTATCCAGTTTAAAACAATTGCTGTTAGTCCACCGGCTGAGATTCCTGAAGAAAAAATACTTTTCACGAGTGTTGGCGTTGCATCAAGGATTTCAGGAACATACGTCACACCTAACCCAATTGCCAGCGATGTTCCGACAACGATTAACGCACGGCGATCGAGTTGAACCGACGAAAGAATATTAATACCAGCGACAACAATCGAGCCAAACATAATGAGTGTAGCGCCACCGAGAACAGGCTGCGGTAGGCTGCGAAAAATGCCACCAACGATTGGAAATAAACCTAATAGGGCAAGAATAACGGCAATAAAATAACCGATATAACGGCTACCAACCCCAGTGATTTGAATTACGCCGTTATTTTGACTAAATGTCGTATTTGGAAATGTATTAAAGACAGCAGCAATTAAGGAATTAACGCCATCTCCTAGCACTCCACCTTTGATTCTCCGAATATAGACGCTGCCTTTAATTGGTTCACCCGATACCGCCGATGTTGCTGTCAAATCACCGATCGATTCAATCGTTGTGATCAGATACAGCAGAATAAACGGAATAAATGCGGCAAAGTTGAAACTCAGTCCGTACCGAAATGGAATAGGCGCTGCAATCACAGGTAGTCCTTGCAAACCACTAAAGTTGACCATTCCCAAAAAACTAGCCACAACGTAGCCGATAATTAGTCCTATCACAACAGAACTCATCCGCAAGATTGGATTTTTGCTGATATTGAGGACAATAATTGTGATGAGGACTAACGCTGCAACTCCTAAACTTTGAGGACTACCGAAAGTATTATTTCGCTGCGCAACAACTCCTCCACCGATACTAATGATGGCTGTTTTAATCAGCGTCAAGCCAATGATGCTGACGATTGTACCTGTAACCAGCGGGGTAATAATCTTCCTTACCAAATGCAGAAAGCGACTCAAGAAGATTTCGATAAATGAACCAAAGAAGCATAAACCAAAGATGAGACTTAACGCACTTTCAGGCGTACCCCCAGCTTCAATGACTGCGGTTCCTGCGGCGATGATCGGACCTAAAAACGAAAAGCTTGTCCCCTGAATACTCAATAAACCTGAGCCAATTGGTCCAATCTTTTTTGCTTGAATAAACGTTGCAACGCCTGAGATAAACAGTGACATACTCACAATGTATGCTGTATCTACTGGCGATAACTGCAACGCATTACTAATCAAAAGTGGTGGAGTAATGATACCGACAAATATCGCTAGTACGTGCTGTGCCGCTGCTAGCGCAGCTTCTACAAATGGTGGTCTATCGTTTAGACCATAAATTAACCCACTCGCTGGCTTAACATCAACACGTTCTTCAGATGTGACTTTAACTTTTGTCATTTTAAATTAAGATTGTATTAAAACAAAATCAAGAGTAAAAATTTACTCTAGTGCGCTAACAGTGATAGTAAATATTTATACTGTGATAAACATGATTCCAACTTAAATTGGATTTGTGAACTTAAGCTAATAATTAACATTTTCGAGCGTTGTAAATTTATGAGTTTTTAAAGCTGTAAACGCGAGCATGGAAGATACTATTGACATTTTTGTCTAAGATATAGAATTTTTAGTAGCTAAATAATAATTACTACCTAAGACGCTAAGACATCAATGTATTCTGTATACTGCGATGACAGTACAAAACATAAGGTATAACTATGTTTATCTAGTTTTTTGTATTTAAAATAACAAAAATCACTACTCTTTTGTAAAACTGTATCGCACAAGTGCCTGTTAAAAGCGCTAACTGAAGGTATAAGCCAACCGATTGATAATTAATATTTTTATTTTGACCAGTAATAGATACTTACTTCGTAATATTAGCTACCGCGATAGGTACTGTATGACCAAGGAGACACTAATAAAGGAACGTGATAATGTGCTGTAGTGTCAGCAATACCAAATTGCAGCGGGATACGATTAAGAAAAGGCGGATTAGGCAAATTATCTAACTTTTGTGCAAAATAATCATGCACGACGAAAACTAATTCATACACACCAACTTTGAGTTCTTCATCAAATAGCAAAGGTGCATCAGTGCGACCGTCATTGTTTGTCGTGATAGTTTTCAGTAGTGTTTTTTGTCCAGATTGAGCATCTATCAGCCATAGCTCAACGACCATATTAATAGCCGGACAACCGTGCGCTGTATCTAGAACGTGCGTAGTTAGTTTACCTGCCATAGTTTTGAAGCTAACCGTACTTTTTAGCCAGTGTTGCTGAATTTAAGTTTAATACAGAAACAAAGATGCAGTACGCGATACATTTTGCGAGTTATGGAGGCAGAATTACGGAGGTAGAAGGCAGATTTATTTTTTGCTTGTGAGTACTAGGGACTTGTATTCCTTTTTGGCAGAGGGAAGAATCTTGTTTTCAATATAAAAGCCCTCTACCTCTCTTTTATTACAAGGCGATCGCAGCTAATACTCTATTCCTGCATAAATCCATATCGACAAGTTTTCACGCTTAATAGCACAATGATGTTTGAAGTAGTACTGGGAATTGAAGTATTACCCTAGCGCGCTCTGTTTTATGTAAAAAACGCAATTACTAAGTTTCATGCCAAAACGTTTAATCATCAAAGGCTACCTAAGCTTGGCAGAATAAGAAAGACGCTATCATCAAGCGCACAATCCTGGCAAACTAACGCGCTATCAAACCATCTAGTTAATAGTACAAGGTAAGCTGATAAAAGATGTTGTGCAGTCGTTTGCTATACTCCTGATTCAATTCGGCGCGTTACCTGCTAATATAATCAACACAGACTCTTAATAATAATATTTATATCTTCTGTAAAAGTATGTATAAAAAGTAGCTTGGTAATAAGACAGAAGGAGAGAAGCTTGACAACTTTCTAGAACAAAGTCTGTTGTCTCATTCTGAATGAAAGCTAATTGTTTATGCAGATATCATTAAGAGTCAATTTTAGCAATACCGTAATAATTCTATAGAAAAACTGGATCGCAGCGTTAAGTACATACAAAGTCCGGTTAATAATTAATAATCAACTTTCCACTCCATTTGCAAGTAAAACAAATAAGTAAAGCGATAAACGGTTACAGGTATACCCTATTACAGCAGCAACAGCTTCGCTTTGCTAGTAGCAAAATTACTTGATATTGACGACTTTCAATAACATTCATGGCTTGACGACAGCAACGTTCTATCTCTTCTAGTTGGAGATGTGACGCAATTATTAAACGTTTCGACCTAGTAAAGGTCGTTTTACTCTGCTTTTGTTATAAAACATTATGTGGACTGAATAGATCCTAAACTTATCTGTATCGACAACTTTTTATCTTTTAAATAGTATACAAACAATAACTTTTGTTGAAATGCAATCTTTAAGAGTACTACTAACGCAGAAGTTATCTGTTTATAAACATACTGACTTCTGATAAATCATGGATATATTACGAGATAAAAAACATTTATAGCATTTTTAAAAAAGTAGTTTTCCTCGGAAAAAATAGTCATAAGAGATTACAATTTTATAATTTAAACATCCAAAAATAGCTTTCTTTTGAATCTTGCAGGCTACCTCTCATGTTTTTAACAGGATTTATAGTTGGGTTTATTACTGCTTTTATTAGCTCATTCCTGCTTTCTGTATTTATTATGAGTTTATTGAGATTCACTTCTCAAATACCTAAAGAATCAAAACGTAATCTATACTTCTGGGAAAATACATCAAAGGAGAATAAATAATGTATGGCATTTAATTATTTTTCCTTTTCAAAACCCGACATCAGCAATAGATCAATGAATGGATTATAGATATGAAAAAAGAAAAGGTTTTGATGTTATATTTATCAAGCAAGAAGAGCAGTGTTATCCACGCTGAAACTTATGGCTAACTAAGAAGTTAGAAAGCTTTGTTGTGAGGGTAGCTGAGCATCTTTCAAATTGTGATAGTCGTGGCGCTTCTCCTCAAGCATGTTTTGGTATCATTTTAAACAACATAGCTTGGTTGGCATAGAAAAAATCAAGGTGGTGAGGATAGTACCCCCTGGCGTTAGTTAGTTCATGTACTCAATATTTATCAGGCGATCGCTTGTACAGTCGAACAACCGCGTGATTCACAATCAAATCTTTAAAGTTGGAGACACCACTAATACTTATCGAAGTAAAGACGATTGCCAAGATTCTCTCTGAATATTGGTTGAATTTTGGGAGTAATGGGGCAAATAACGAAGTTATCGCGTTGCTTTGGGAAAATTCATGAGTTCCTACGCGAATTTTAATGTGAATTGAGTGTGCTACATAGCGCGCAGAAACTATTTATATTTACTCAAACTATCCGTAGAAACTTTGTGTTTTGAGGATACACGCGCTTAAAACAGCTGCAATATCTCATTCACACTCAGCAAATCGAGCGAGATTTCTTCTGGAGACAGTGATGAAATTTACAAAAACGAAACTCAAAAATACATTTATTATTGACTTAGAGCAGCAGCAAGACAATCGAGGTTTTTTTGCTCAAACCTTCTGTGCGCGCGAATTTGCAGCGCATGGTCTTAAACCAGTTGTTGCACAATGTAATTTAGCTTTCAACTATAAAAAAGGAACGCTGCGAGGAATGCACTATCAAGTTGCCCCAGTCCGCGTAGCACAGTTAGTTCGCTGTACTCAAGGCGCAATTTACAACATTATCATCGATATGCGTCCTGATTCTCCAACTTTTCTTAAACACATTGGTGTAGAACTAACCGCTGAAAATCATCGGGCTTTGTACATACCAGCAATGTGCGCGCACGGCTATCAAACGCTTGTTGATAATACTGGGGTAGTGTATCAGGTGAGTGGGTTTTATTCTTCACACTATGAGCGCGGTCTGCGCTATGATGACCCAACATTTAATATTGTTTGGCCGCTTCCTGTTAGTGAAATTTCACAAAAAGATTTGGCTTGGTGTTTATTTCAATCTTTTCTGCTAGAAGTTGAATCGTGATTGTTGTCGATAATGCACTGTCAGTGCGTGCTGTGGCTAGCAGTCTTGTCAAAGTTGATATAAAAGTTCCTAGTCCTCATAGTCGCTTTATGCTTAGCTCTGAATGCGATTTGACACATACCATTCGCCACTCGCAGCAGTTAATCAATGAGGAACTTACACAAATTCAGCTTGGTTTGGTGGAAGCGAACTCGTAGAAAATGATATTTTTGGCGATCGCGGCGCGGTTGCTATTGTGACATTGAAGTGACACGCACGAGTATTAGTCCTAAACTTAGTGCTATCAGCGCCGATTATCCAGTTCACGGCATTGGCGATCCCTATATCAGTGGTCTTTCTCATCCAACACGCACGATTAGTGGTGTGAGCGACTCGGCTTGCTCGCTACAAGAAGCGATACCGTTTTGCTATCCAGCCATTCGCTAAAAGTGTCATTATTTTTGCAGCGCGATCGCCCAGTGTTAAAACACTCAATAACTATATAAAAATAGTGTCGTGTTTAAGTATTTTTTAATAATGCATTTTTGCGATACGTGCAGTAAAAAAATAAAAGTCATATGCTAATATAGAAAAGTATAAGAGTGCAGTTCGGTTGCAGCGTTTGTTTTTAGAATTGATGGGCTTTTTCCTTTTAGTTTTGACAGGCTTCTCTCCGAAATCTAGAACTCTACAACTTTCTGATTTAGGAGACAATGTATGTCAGTTTATGTAGGTAACTTATCCTACGAGGTTACACAAGAAGACCTCAGCGCAGTTTTTGCAGAATATGGTTCTGTAAAACGCGTTCAATTACCCACTGACCGTGAAACTGGTCGGGTACGTGGCTTCGGCTTCGTAGAAATGGATACAGAGGCAGAGGAAGACTTAGCGATTGATGCGCTTGACGGCGCAGAATGGATGGGACGAACCTTGCGAGTCAACAAGGCGAAACCCAGAGAAAATCGCACTTCATTTAGTGGTGGTGGTAATCGTCGAAATGGTAATTACTCGGCTCGCTACTAAACACGCGAGACTAGTGCGTTAGCGTAAGTGCGATCGCCCTCACGAACTAATATGATGTAAGAGGCTTAGGCAAATTGCTTGAGCCTTTTTTTGTATCAATGACGCATATCGTGTAAGTATCTAACTGTATCAAGCTAGCGTTAGGCGTGAGCAAATGCACTTCAGATTTCAGAAGCACAAAGTGTAAACTCAGATGTTGCACTTGCAAAATTCTAAGATGACGGAGATTTAAACCTTGGGTATAGAATTACGCAGTTATGTATTTCTAGACAGGTTGCAGCCTCAGCACGCAGCTTATATGGGGACAGTAGCGTTAGGTTTCTTACCTTTGCCAGGCGATGCTTCACTGTGGATTGAAATCTCACCAGGTATAGAAATTAACCGAATTATGGACATTGCCCTAAAATCAACTTCTGTACGCCCAGGAGTGCAAGTTGTCGAACGCCTCTACGGACTTCTGGAAGTTCATTCAAGTAACCAAGGCGATACGCGGACTGCGGGTAAGGCAATTTTAGAGACATTAGGTGTCCGCGAGCGCGAACGTCTCAAACCATACGTTATTTCCAGCCAAATTATCCGCAATATTGACGCGCATCATACACAATTAATCAATCGCACGCGTAGAGGACAAATGATTTTAGCAGGACAAACGCTTTATGTGATGGAAGTTCAGCCAGCGGCTTATGCTGCTTTAGCCGCGAATGAAGCCGAGAAAGCAGCTTTAATTAACATTTTAGAAATTCAGGCAGTTGGCAGCTTTGGACGCCTCTATTTAGGTGGAGAAGAACGAGACATTTTAGCAGGTTCGAGTGCTGCATTAGCAGCAATTGAAAACGTTGTGGGACGTGAAAACCCTGCAATGGGGCGTAGGGAATAGTGTAGTCATAAGTTAAAGTTGAAAATTGGTGCTGCTTGATTGAAGGAGATTTTGGATGGCGAATATGGAGCATCTTGCATTACTACAGCAGGGTGCAGTAAAGTGGCTTGAGTGGAGGAAGAAAAACATCCAAATTAAACCAGATCTGAGCGAAGCTGATTTGAGTGAAGCCAACTTTAGAGGTGCTCATTTAGTTGCAGTTAACCTCCGCAGGGCAGACCTCAGCAAAACGAAACTCATTGCAGCTAACCTTACTCAAGCTAATT
This window contains:
- a CDS encoding uracil-xanthine permease family protein produces the protein MTKVKVTSEERVDVKPASGLIYGLNDRPPFVEAALAAAQHVLAIFVGIITPPLLISNALQLSPVDTAYIVSMSLFISGVATFIQAKKIGPIGSGLLSIQGTSFSFLGPIIAAGTAVIEAGGTPESALSLIFGLCFFGSFIEIFLSRFLHLVRKIITPLVTGTIVSIIGLTLIKTAIISIGGGVVAQRNNTFGSPQSLGVAALVLITIIVLNISKNPILRMSSVVIGLIIGYVVASFLGMVNFSGLQGLPVIAAPIPFRYGLSFNFAAFIPFILLYLITTIESIGDLTATSAVSGEPIKGSVYIRRIKGGVLGDGVNSLIAAVFNTFPNTTFSQNNGVIQITGVGSRYIGYFIAVILALLGLFPIVGGIFRSLPQPVLGGATLIMFGSIVVAGINILSSVQLDRRALIVVGTSLAIGLGVTYVPEILDATPTLVKSIFSSGISAGGLTAIVLNWILPQELSESSLEEDEMSSEDLASEA
- a CDS encoding dTDP-4-dehydrorhamnose 3,5-epimerase family protein — protein: MKFTKTKLKNTFIIDLEQQQDNRGFFAQTFCAREFAAHGLKPVVAQCNLAFNYKKGTLRGMHYQVAPVRVAQLVRCTQGAIYNIIIDMRPDSPTFLKHIGVELTAENHRALYIPAMCAHGYQTLVDNTGVVYQVSGFYSSHYERGLRYDDPTFNIVWPLPVSEISQKDLAWCLFQSFLLEVES
- a CDS encoding ABC transporter ATP-binding protein, encoding MFLEIHNLSKHFATKEGNLVVLKDINMIIEQGEFICAVGASGSGKSTLLRQIAGLDTPTTGEVRIDGKRITSPGPDRGMVFQHYTLYPWMNVQENTEFGLKLQGVPKKERREQASYYLNVVGLTRFARSLPKELSGGMKQRVAIARALASEPDVLLMDEPFGALDVHTKESMHEFMLDLWQRTNITIFMITHDVEEAVFLSNRIYALGARPGTVRKEMVINLPHRTHTVKRHSIFHDYRDELMELLRRHGQEAVAAVA
- the hpxO gene encoding FAD-dependent urate hydroxylase HpxO, translated to MYNLKVVVIGAGIGGLTTGISLRQAGFEVEIYDRVKELRPAGAGISLWSNGVKVLNRLGLGEKMAQIGGQMDRMQYLTKTGELLNDIDLQPLVEEVGQRPYPVARTDLQQMLLDAYPGEVNLNHKCIGVEEDAQGVTAIFENGHCATGDLLVAADGIHSILRRYVLNEEVQPKYGTYVNWNGLVPASEDLAPKNSWAIYVGDHKRVSMMPVARDRFYFFFDVPLPKGTPANPDYRADLAEHFQGWAQPVQLLIERLEPSQTNRVEIHDVGPINKMVRGRVALLGDSAHATCPDLGQGGCQAMEDGLVLTQYLLTTNLGVEYALQRYEAERKERTGAVVQKARRRAEMIHGVDPDITQKWYQQLAQEDPTDVTSAISKVILAGPLH
- a CDS encoding RNA-binding protein; this encodes MSVYVGNLSYEVTQEDLSAVFAEYGSVKRVQLPTDRETGRVRGFGFVEMDTEAEEDLAIDALDGAEWMGRTLRVNKAKPRENRTSFSGGGNRRNGNYSARY
- the uraH gene encoding hydroxyisourate hydrolase encodes the protein MAGKLTTHVLDTAHGCPAINMVVELWLIDAQSGQKTLLKTITTNNDGRTDAPLLFDEELKVGVYELVFVVHDYFAQKLDNLPNPPFLNRIPLQFGIADTTAHYHVPLLVSPWSYSTYRGS
- a CDS encoding ABC transporter permease; this encodes MSQSVNHRSIRSLLKPKTMRSTVFWRLNEDIPRSLSSVLMVTSIALPLVLWWLVTTFGNIDPTFLPSPADVLEAFGRLWSTRELLKDTVASLWRVGVGFLFAALVSIPIGVLMGSFASIRALLEPLFGLMRYMPAPAFIPLLILYLGIGEEPKIMLIFIGVFFFNSLMVMDTVKFVPKDLIESTYMLGGNRWEVLTQVILPHVLPGIIDACRINLAAAWQLVIVSELIAANEGLGRRISVAGRFLRTDEIFVGLIVIGIIGLAFDLLFQYLLRVSCKWASQKR
- a CDS encoding globin family protein, translating into MALQVEVLEQSFERVKPYANEFAASFYNNLLTDYPQLQPLFAKTDMDQQHQKLIMSLILVVSNLRNPELLKITLQNLGARHVSYGTLQQHYPMVGAALLKTFESYLGKDWTPEVKQAWADAYGVLAEMMLEGAQSAEKSSMAPSPQLNSATVSTPGLISANFPPQQESPQSIQHSESDAAVMSTSVSRPSINLKLILLIAIVAGLLGLGIFYYSRSQQDNGNIRSVTESAKII
- a CDS encoding microcompartments protein; translation: MGIELRSYVFLDRLQPQHAAYMGTVALGFLPLPGDASLWIEISPGIEINRIMDIALKSTSVRPGVQVVERLYGLLEVHSSNQGDTRTAGKAILETLGVRERERLKPYVISSQIIRNIDAHHTQLINRTRRGQMILAGQTLYVMEVQPAAYAALAANEAEKAALINILEIQAVGSFGRLYLGGEERDILAGSSAALAAIENVVGRENPAMGRRE
- a CDS encoding ABC transporter substrate-binding protein; this translates as MKKRSLLSYGILFCITLSFVVGCVNPAIYIKTTTESEASSAVAGAVRLGFSAWPGWFPWQVAQERRIFATHNVPVDLRWFDGYLESISTLAAGQIDANSQTLGDTVSSVSGGADQVIVLVNDNSTGNDKVIVREGINSVADLKGKQVAAEEGTVDHFLLLQGLERAGLSAQDIQFVPLETGRAAAAFVAGQVDAVAVFAPFTTQALKRPGSRELFSSKDFPGAISDHLVFTRQYVEQNPDRVQAVVDAWFATLDYIQKNQADAYEIMAKRAGVSVEEYQQYAEGTKLFTIEENLKAFQPGNDMTSLQFAADQMGQFLTSVGLAAAPPDNSRLFDDRFVKAYAAKINRS